The Pantoea sp. At-9b genome includes a window with the following:
- the dsbC gene encoding bifunctional protein-disulfide isomerase/oxidoreductase DsbC: protein MKKQLTMLALLVSTFSGLVHADDSAIQQALKKLGLQQTEIQPSPLPGIKTVLTESGVLYVTDDGKHMIQGPLYDVSGAQPVNVTNQLLETKVKALEPQMIIYKAPKEQHVITVFTDITCGYCRKLHEQMADYNALGITVRYLAFPREGLHGQVEKAMKAIWCSADRNKQFDEAMKGNAPQMDAPATCKIDLDQQYKLGILFGIQGTPAILTDSGMMIPGYQGPQELKQALDGQKSGG from the coding sequence ATGAAAAAACAGTTAACGATGCTGGCTCTGCTGGTCAGCACCTTCTCCGGGCTGGTTCATGCCGATGACAGCGCCATTCAGCAGGCTTTGAAAAAATTAGGCCTGCAACAGACGGAAATTCAGCCGTCGCCGCTGCCTGGCATCAAAACCGTGCTAACGGAAAGTGGCGTTTTGTACGTCACCGACGATGGTAAACACATGATTCAGGGGCCGTTGTACGATGTCAGTGGCGCGCAGCCAGTGAACGTGACCAACCAGTTGCTGGAGACCAAAGTCAAAGCGCTGGAACCACAGATGATTATCTACAAAGCGCCAAAAGAACAGCACGTGATCACCGTCTTTACCGACATCACCTGCGGCTATTGCCGTAAGCTGCATGAGCAGATGGCTGACTACAACGCGCTGGGCATCACCGTGCGTTACCTGGCGTTCCCGCGTGAAGGTCTGCATGGCCAGGTGGAAAAAGCGATGAAAGCGATTTGGTGCAGTGCCGATCGCAACAAGCAGTTTGATGAGGCGATGAAAGGCAATGCGCCGCAGATGGACGCCCCGGCGACCTGCAAAATCGACCTCGACCAGCAATATAAGCTGGGCATTCTGTTCGGTATTCAGGGCACCCCCGCGATCCTCACCGACAGCGGCATGATGATCCCGGGCTATCAGGGTCCGCAGGAGCTGAAGCAGGCACTCGACGGCCAGAAAAGCGGCGGTTAA